A stretch of Zootoca vivipara chromosome 13, rZooViv1.1, whole genome shotgun sequence DNA encodes these proteins:
- the LOC118095388 gene encoding E3 ubiquitin-protein ligase TRIM56-like, with protein MAAKAPSLSEALTSGFLTCTICLERLRRPKILPCLHSYCQECLRKLAGGRKELQCPECREGVALPEGGVGALRTNFFINGLLDLVRPAGKAQPTCSLCPLIGQEASRPAVSRCLDCADDMCQDCASGHRCSRLTHLHLVVAMEDYLSGEHDEEIRKRQALRCKEHAGEELRFFCTPCAAVLCRECRLGAHLQHPCLSLPEAAQARRPVIVELLSGVEETVQVIRMGRANLEREAAQLQVREASIRDAVEQACSRVVQRLLAHQEEVLAQLEDYVKERQKACQALCSDLEFQEQVASSTVAFAQKVLGLGREVEIVSLEQVICERLRHLQGFSWEPLATRLPCLVVDAEIEGSSPRLFHLEFREESPAGVPEGNKEAATKGAKKKKKQVQPAEEGSQSTVLSLSDVAPVPPPKVPEASLLTPKPLFSCSFWVKTSSDKKRPQVTGLCPFGSGELLVADEQNQKLKRFSLQGEFKGTVPVPSGVAPVSVAVVGSKVAFTAGSCLYLLNGEGGLVWQKALQRGQASHAVVALGGDCVAVCVAGHLEVYDLEGRLLEKIVPKGSAERCLVFLAKRKDGFVGSDWYRRSVVLFTRTGQLVAECSEDQLGKCQPGAVCADATGIIYVVLRELNKVVAFSPSGEDLGAFLTAENSIDRPRVVTVTGEGRFAVALSNGTVHIFRIRYQGK; from the coding sequence ATGGCTGCCAAGGCCCCGTCCCTCTCCGAAGCCCTCACCAGCGGCTTCCTGACCTGCACCATCTGCCTGGAGCGCCTGCGCCGCCCCAAGATCCTGCCCTGCCTGCACAGCTACTGCCAGGAGTGCCTGCGGAAGTTGGCAGGAGGCCGGAAGGAGCTGCAGTGCCCCGAGTGCCGTGAGGGGGTGGCCCTCCCAGAGGGGGGCGTGGGCGCTCTCCGGACCAACTTCTTCATCAACGGCCTGCTGGACCTGGTCCGCCCCGCTGGGAAGGCACAGCCCACCTGCAGCCTCTGCCCACTCATCGGCCAGGAGGCCAGCCGGCCGGCCGTCTCCCGCTGCCTGGACTGTGCAGACGACATGTGCCAGGACTGCGCCAGTGGGCACCGCTGCTCCCGCCTCACCCACCTCCACCTTGTGGTGGCCATGGAGGACTACCTCTCCGGGGAGCACGACGAGGAGATCCGGAAGCGCCAGGCGCTGCGGTGCAAGGAGCACGCTGGCGAGGAGCTGCGCTTCTTTTGCACGCCTTGTGCCGCCGTCCTCTGCCGGGAGTGCCGCCTGGGGGCCCACCTCCAGCACCCTTGCCTGTCCCTGCCTGAGGCGGCCCAGGCCCGCCGGCCGGTAATTGTGGAGCTCCTGTCTGGGGTGGAGGAGACGGTGCAGGTCATCCGGATGGGGAGGGCCAACCTGGAGAGGGAGGCAGCACAGCTGCAGGTGCGCGAGGCTAGCATCCGGGATGCGGTGGAGCAGGCATGCTCACGGGTGGTGCAGCGGCTGCTGGCACACCAGGAGGAGGTCCTGGCCCAGCTGGAGGACTATGTGAAGGAGCGGCAGAAGGCCTGTCAGGCCCTCTGCTCCGATCTGGAGTTCCAAGAGCAGGTGGCCTCCAGCACAGTGGCCTTTGCCCAGAAGGTGCTGGGcctggggagggaggtggagatCGTCTCCCTGGAGCAGGTCATCTGTGAGCGTCTCCGGCATCTGCAAGGCTTCTCCTGGGAGCCACTGGCCACCCGCCTGCCCTGCCTGGTGGTTGACGCTGAGATTGAGGGCAGCAGCCCCCGCCTGTTCCACCTGGAGTTCCGGGAGGAGAGCCCCGCAGGAGTGCCAGAGGGCAACAAGGAGGCGGCCACGAAaggggcaaagaagaagaagaagcaagtgcAGCCCGCCGAGGAGGGATCCCAATCGACTGTCCTCAGCCTCTCCGACGTAGCCCCCGTGCCTCCTCCCAAGGTCCCAGAAGCTTCTCTTTTGACACCCAAGCCTCTCTTCTCGTGTAGCTTCTGGGTCAAGACATCCAGCGACAAGAAACGCCCCCAAGTCACAGGGCTCTGCCCCTTtggctctggagagctgctggtggCAGATGAGCAAAACCAGAAGCTGAAGCGCTTCTCCCTGCAGGGGGAGTTCAAGGGCACCGTCCCTGTCCCCAGTGGCGTGGCCCCGGTCAGCGTGGCCGTTGTGGGCAGCAAGGTGGCCTTTACAGCCGGTTCCTGCCTCTACCTCCTGAACGGTGAAGGTGGCCTCGTGTGGCAGAAGGCCCTGCAAAGGGGGCAGGCCAGTCATGCCGTGGTGGCGCTGGGGGGAGACTGTGTGGCAGTGTGCGTGGCCGGGCATTTGGAGGTGTACGACCTGGAGGGGCGGCTGCTGGAGAAGATTGTGCCCAAGGGCAGTGCGGAGAGGTGCCTTGTTTTCCTGGCCAAGCGCAAGGACGGCTTTGTGGGCTCGGACTGGTACCGCCGCAGCGTGGTCCTGTTCACCAGGACGGGGCAGCTGGTGGCCGAGTGTTCTGAGGATCAGCTGGGCAAGTGCCAGCCGGGGGCCGTCTGTGCCGACGCCACGGGCATCATCTATGTGGTCCTGCGGGAGCTGAACAAGGTGGTCGCCTTCTCCCCCAGCGGGGAAGACTTGGGGGCCTTCCTCACTGCCGAGAACAGCATCGACCGGCCACGGGTGGTTACGGTGACTGGGGAGGGACGCTTTGCTGTGGCTCTGAGCAACGGCACCGTCCACATCTTCCGGATCAGATATCAGGGCAAGTGA